Part of the Nitrospirota bacterium genome, CCTATAATATGTATCCAACCACCGTGGAGGAACATGTTTGTTATAAAAGGCCAGTAGTCGTCGAGGGGGAGTCCAAACAGAACCGCCCAATCCGGATGGGAATACCTTGCAGGTACTACGCCGAAGAGATAGAAGAGTTGTTTGAGACTGTCTTCGGGAAGGGATATTTCGAAAAGAAAGACTATCCCATTTATCAGGATTATCATCCATGTAATATACGGGAATTCCCTGCGCGGTACTGTATCCTTGACCGGAAACATAAAACCCTGACAACCCCCCTGCTCAATGATACTGGAAATGAATACGGCAATGGATTATTTATAAATGGCTTTTCAATTTATGATATAAGTATAATATATTTTAACAACAAACGGTGAATTTTTCAGGCTACCGGCCAGGGAGGTTTAAAATATCCCACTTGATTATTGATGGGTATAATCTCATCGGAATACAGCACAGGGATCTTGAGTCCGAGAGGAACGAACTCGTCAAAAGGCTGATTAGATACAGGGGAGTTCTGGGGCATGATATAACCGTAGTCTTTGATGGTCATGGCGGCGTTTCATCCAGGGAGACGGTAAGGGTCGATGGCGGAGTCAGGATAATATTTTCGAGGATAGCGAAGAAGGCGGATGATGTGATAAAGGAGATGCTTGTCAGGGAGAAGAAGTTCTTTATCGTGGTCAGCTCGGACAGGGATGTGGCTGATTTTACCTGGGCTCATGGGTCTGTGCCGGTTGGTTCCGCTGATTTCCTCGGAAAGCTCAGTCGTGCGTTAAGAGAGAAAGAGTTTGCAGGTGGTGAAGATATGATGGATGAATTAACAGGGAAGATGCCTGGTGATGAAGATGAAGAAGATGAGTGGTCAGTCAGGAAGGGCTCTTCACACAGACTCTCAAAACGTCAGAAGGCCGTAACGAGGGCCTTGAACAAGTTGTAATGGGGCTGAATTCCGGCAGGGTAAGGCCTGCAGACGCTATTACTGTAATCTTTGTCGCGCTCTTTGCCCTGTTGACCGTGATTTATTATGGCTCTATTGAATCTGCCGATAAACTGCTTGTTACATATATCTCGTTGCTCTCCATTCAATTGATCCTTATCTGGTATTCTCCTGAACGCGGGTTCTGGAAATTATTTCATGACATTGTCTTTCCAGTGATAGCCGTATTTCTTGTATTTGACAGCATGACAGAGCTCGTGCCGGGCGTAAACCCCGGGGACATTGATTACCTGCTCATACGGGCGGATTACTGGTTGTTGGGGGGCTACCCCACGGTCTGGCTTGAAAGGGTGGTGAATCCCTATCTTACGGAGATACTGCAGTTGGCCTATACAAGTTATTATTTTCTTCCGGTTATTCTCGGGATCGTCCTCAGGATAAAGAAGAAAGAGACCGAGTTTAATGACGGTCTGGTCTTTATACTCCTCTGCTTTTATCTGTCCTACGTCGGATACGTACTCTTTCCTGCCCTTGGCCCGAGGTATACCATGAACCACCTCCAGTCAATTCCCCTTGAGGGTAAGCTGCTTTTTGAGAAGATATACGGCATACTCAATAGTATTGAAGGTATAAAGAGGGACGCCTTTCCAAGTGGTCACACAGCAATAACCCTGGTGGTTCTGCACCTTGCATTCCGTTATGAAAAGAGGCTTTTTTATATCTACCTGCCGATAACTCTCCTCCTCTTGTTTGCTACTGTCTATTGCCGCTATCACTATGTTGTGGATGTACTGGGGGGTATTGTACTATATGTGATAACCATGATAGCCGGGCAATGGTTTATCAGGCCCTTCCGTAAATTCAGTTAATTCCCTGCATTGTTTTACATCTTTGCATGGTTCAGGTTAATATATATGTCCGTGTTTATTTGAAGATGTACAATTTGTCATTCAAATGAGGAGCAAACAGGTTTAGCATAATGGAAGAACGAATTCAAAAGATACTCGCAAAAATGGGCATTGCCTCAAGGCGCAAGGCGGAAGAACTCATCCTCGAGGGCAGGGTGGTTGTAAACGGAAAGACAGCCGTCCTCGGGATGAAGGCGGACCCTGAAAGGGACCATATCAGGGTTGACGGCAAGCTTTTGCGCGGGTCTGAGCCAAAGGTCTACATCATACTTAACAAACCTCCCGGTGTTCTTACAACCCTTGAGGACCCCGAAGGCAGGCCGACTGTACAGCAACTTCTCGGAAAGCTGAAGTTCAGGGTATACCCTGTTGGAAGGCTTGATTTCAATTCAGAGGGCCTGCTGCTGCTGACAAATGACGGAGACCTTGCTTACAGGATAATCCATCCTTCCCACAAGATACCCAAGACGTATCTTGTAAAGGTAAAAGGGGTGATAGAGGAGAAAGACATCAGTAAGCTGCACAAGGGCATAATGCTTGATGACGGCATGACTGCACCCGCAAAGATAAAGAGGGTCCGGGCGCCCAGGGCAGAGAAGAACTCATGGCTTGAAGTAACGATTTACGAAGGCAGGAAGAGGCAGATAAGGAGGATGTTTGAGCGGGTGGGGCATACTGTGCTGAAACTCAGGAGGATCAGGATTGATGGTCTTGGTCTTGGAGATCTCAGGACAGGACAGTGGAGATATCTGGATGAGGTTGAGGTGAAGAAACTGAAGAAAAGCCTTAAAATGTAAAGTGAAAACCGAATCCAGATAAAAGGTTGTTGGAAGCAATATGATAGATTCTTCACTCATTCTCGATGGACATCGTGTCCATCTCCGAGGTAATTTCGCAATTCACCATCCAGGTGAATTTGCTGCGAAATTAAAACCGTTCAGACTCCATCATATCGCTTCCTTTCCTTGCCGGAGCCTTTTTGTTGCTGGATGTGGGTAAAACATAACCGGAGTTATGGAGTGCTGGAGAATTGGATTTTTCAATGCTCCATTACCCCAATGCTCCATTACTCCATAAAGACTCAGGAGGTGTCATGTATAGAGACAGGAATTGCGGAGAGGTTGGAGAGGCTGATATTGGTGAGGAACTTAC contains:
- a CDS encoding NYN domain-containing protein translates to MIIDGYNLIGIQHRDLESERNELVKRLIRYRGVLGHDITVVFDGHGGVSSRETVRVDGGVRIIFSRIAKKADDVIKEMLVREKKFFIVVSSDRDVADFTWAHGSVPVGSADFLGKLSRALREKEFAGGEDMMDELTGKMPGDEDEEDEWSVRKGSSHRLSKRQKAVTRALNKL
- a CDS encoding phosphatase PAP2 family protein; its protein translation is MVSQEGLFTQTLKTSEGRNEGLEQVVMGLNSGRVRPADAITVIFVALFALLTVIYYGSIESADKLLVTYISLLSIQLILIWYSPERGFWKLFHDIVFPVIAVFLVFDSMTELVPGVNPGDIDYLLIRADYWLLGGYPTVWLERVVNPYLTEILQLAYTSYYFLPVILGIVLRIKKKETEFNDGLVFILLCFYLSYVGYVLFPALGPRYTMNHLQSIPLEGKLLFEKIYGILNSIEGIKRDAFPSGHTAITLVVLHLAFRYEKRLFYIYLPITLLLLFATVYCRYHYVVDVLGGIVLYVITMIAGQWFIRPFRKFS
- a CDS encoding pseudouridine synthase, whose protein sequence is MEERIQKILAKMGIASRRKAEELILEGRVVVNGKTAVLGMKADPERDHIRVDGKLLRGSEPKVYIILNKPPGVLTTLEDPEGRPTVQQLLGKLKFRVYPVGRLDFNSEGLLLLTNDGDLAYRIIHPSHKIPKTYLVKVKGVIEEKDISKLHKGIMLDDGMTAPAKIKRVRAPRAEKNSWLEVTIYEGRKRQIRRMFERVGHTVLKLRRIRIDGLGLGDLRTGQWRYLDEVEVKKLKKSLKM